From Cecembia calidifontis, one genomic window encodes:
- a CDS encoding FG-GAP repeat domain-containing protein produces the protein MDDFEKIRSISNHSVELSGKSLSDAYCSACHLKPDPSLLDKATWEKSVLPDMRRRLGLIIADDFGVAIGEDNGAPLGIYASETLIRKSEWDLIQAYYLENAPESLPQIVRSSEKIQALDGFELITPHFANKRPSLTTIAVYHEEESLIYLGDRLNQMFRIDPADLSIIDSITMVSPVSDIRFREDGGLDLLHIGYMDPSNWAIGKLQFLQENKEFSSVLLDSLRRPVHFSFADLNGDGKEDVVISNFGHHIGNLMWFEQSSSGFEPHLLNNRPGARKTVIDDVNGDGLPDVIALMTQAKEGVFVYLNLGNGEFKEENWLLFDPVFGSSDFDWVDIDGDGYKEIVLVNGDNADFSPILKPYHGLRIFKNNGLNQFDEVFFYPMHGASALVVGEFTADGKTDIAVISHFPSKNKDGLDNFLFFEQKNAFEFEVKTKPELGQWSLLTISKGDVSGNGKEDIILGSFDFKTIHAFPAVNWMPFIILLNQVM, from the coding sequence ATGGATGATTTTGAAAAGATCAGGAGCATCAGCAACCATTCTGTTGAGTTATCGGGCAAATCCCTGTCGGATGCTTATTGTTCAGCTTGCCATCTCAAACCTGATCCTTCACTTTTGGATAAAGCTACTTGGGAAAAATCCGTATTACCTGACATGAGAAGGCGTTTGGGCTTGATCATAGCTGATGATTTTGGGGTAGCTATAGGGGAAGATAACGGCGCCCCTTTAGGAATATATGCTTCAGAGACATTGATCCGAAAATCAGAATGGGACTTGATACAGGCTTATTACCTTGAAAATGCACCTGAAAGTCTTCCGCAGATTGTCAGGTCATCCGAAAAAATACAAGCGTTGGATGGATTTGAGTTAATTACACCTCATTTTGCTAACAAAAGACCAAGCTTAACCACCATAGCAGTTTATCATGAAGAGGAGTCCTTGATTTATTTGGGAGATAGATTGAATCAGATGTTCAGAATTGATCCTGCAGACCTTTCAATCATAGATTCCATCACCATGGTTTCACCGGTTTCAGATATCAGGTTCAGGGAAGATGGAGGATTGGACTTGCTTCATATCGGCTACATGGATCCATCCAATTGGGCCATTGGTAAATTACAGTTTTTACAGGAAAACAAGGAATTTTCTTCGGTTCTATTAGATAGCTTGAGACGCCCTGTACATTTTTCTTTTGCAGACCTCAATGGGGATGGAAAGGAAGATGTCGTTATTTCCAATTTTGGGCATCATATTGGGAATTTGATGTGGTTTGAACAATCCTCATCAGGGTTTGAACCGCATCTTTTAAACAATAGGCCAGGTGCCAGAAAGACGGTCATTGATGATGTGAACGGGGACGGATTGCCCGATGTGATAGCTTTGATGACCCAGGCCAAAGAGGGTGTTTTTGTTTATCTTAATTTGGGCAATGGAGAGTTCAAAGAGGAAAATTGGCTGCTTTTTGATCCGGTTTTCGGTTCTTCAGATTTTGATTGGGTGGATATTGACGGGGATGGCTATAAGGAAATTGTTTTGGTCAATGGAGATAATGCGGATTTTTCGCCAATTCTAAAACCCTATCATGGTTTGAGAATTTTTAAAAATAATGGTTTGAACCAATTTGATGAGGTATTTTTCTATCCCATGCACGGGGCGAGTGCTTTGGTAGTCGGGGAATTCACAGCGGATGGGAAAACTGATATTGCTGTTATTTCACATTTTCCCTCCAAAAATAAAGATGGATTGGATAATTTCCTGTTTTTTGAACAAAAGAACGCTTTTGAATTTGAGGTAAAAACCAAGCCTGAATTAGGACAATGGTCTTTGCTTACCATCAGTAAGGGAGATGTATCAGGAAATGGGAAAGAGGATATCATTTTGGGTAGTTTTGATTTTAAAACCATACACGCATTTCCTGCGGTAAATTGGATGCCCTTCATAATTTTATTGAACCAAGTAATGTAG
- a CDS encoding CBS domain-containing protein — translation MVKSFQGVRVVEPKKASPPILVKDYMSTNLVTFQPEDSIDYVLEMLTKRKISGAPVVNSHGHLVGIISEVDCLKEIIKGKYSNTPKFPGTVADHMTADVITLSPDLSLFDAAQRFLELKIRRFPVLKDGKLIGQISLSDIIRAFPKLKSTTW, via the coding sequence ATGGTAAAAAGTTTTCAAGGCGTGAGGGTGGTAGAGCCCAAAAAAGCAAGTCCTCCTATTTTAGTGAAGGATTATATGAGTACCAATTTGGTTACGTTCCAACCGGAGGACAGTATTGATTATGTCTTGGAAATGTTGACCAAGAGAAAAATTTCCGGTGCCCCGGTTGTCAATAGTCATGGCCATTTGGTGGGCATTATTTCAGAAGTGGACTGTTTAAAGGAAATTATCAAAGGAAAATATTCCAATACACCTAAATTCCCCGGGACGGTTGCTGACCATATGACTGCAGATGTCATTACCCTTTCTCCTGATTTGAGTCTCTTTGATGCCGCGCAGAGATTTCTGGAACTGAAAATAAGGAGATTTCCTGTTTTAAAAGACGGAAAATTGATCGGTCAGATTTCTTTGTCTGATATCATAAGGGCGTTTCCCAAACTAAAATCTACGACCTGGTAA